A stretch of Microbacterium sp. LWH3-1.2 DNA encodes these proteins:
- a CDS encoding signal peptidase I, with amino-acid sequence MTPEPPGRLEGGLFSADGWAAFIAATVSRLYLGVLLSLAVIAVLPALLGWQASVVRSGSMEPHISIGDVVVAAGFDRSDPVPVGGVVRFTSPAEAEPDGRAKARLHRIVGVNDDGTFTTAGDANADVDSTPLERKQITGQARLLVPYIGLPGLWLSNGNLTALALWSVVTVLAVAATVYASRPTAIALGRNASPPIPVDSAGGRGGGPAAVSSPAAADSPTATALPPANRRVSMRRLRTVVTVVLVLALCVLVVLGASGFTSAAFTSTTANAGNSFRAAADWAPPKVSMTDPGTPVKDAITLTATASDAESGIRDVAIQYLRSDGSSWTTVCTRSTPPYSCSWNTKTVTDGSYTLRATATDNAAHAATSATVETVVANSLVVVLTNPGEIQRGTVNLQTTLYSPGTSLYSVRVEYSVAGANNWKTLCAAVLAPYNCSWVTTAFANDYYDLRAVAVAGTTSTFSAPVTDVLVDNQAPTVTMTDPGTPLSGTVPFAATAADAHSGIAQVALQYSQAGTGPWTNLCTVTAVPYSCRFDTTTLPDGSYSFRAIATDAGGLSTTSATVANRTVNNTISSVSLQDPGEYLTGMVALAAAANSTAGVASVGIQYAPAGTTTWTTACTVTTTPYTCTWDTRTLADGLYDFRAVLTDTAARETISATVAARRVDNSPLRGTDIQTANGSAIAGRLGTGDAMTFTYSQQVNPATVSPGWSGSALAVTVRLRDGNLVALGNNGDTIDIQRQSSTVNLGTVNLSQNYAKPRKTVVYNATMVATTTAINGVPRTVITVTLGSVATGANGLRTVTAPSTMVWTPTATVTNLTGTPSSRAPVNEPGAVDREF; translated from the coding sequence GTGACTCCCGAGCCACCGGGACGACTCGAGGGCGGCCTGTTCTCCGCGGACGGCTGGGCGGCGTTCATCGCGGCCACCGTGTCGCGGCTGTATCTGGGGGTGCTGCTCAGCCTTGCCGTCATCGCCGTGCTGCCCGCGCTCTTGGGCTGGCAGGCAAGTGTGGTGCGCAGCGGCTCCATGGAGCCGCACATCAGCATCGGTGATGTCGTCGTTGCGGCCGGATTCGATCGCAGTGACCCTGTGCCGGTGGGCGGTGTTGTCCGGTTCACGAGCCCGGCCGAGGCGGAACCGGACGGGCGGGCGAAGGCTCGGCTGCACCGGATCGTCGGCGTCAACGACGACGGGACGTTCACCACGGCCGGCGATGCGAACGCTGATGTCGACAGCACACCGCTGGAACGGAAGCAGATCACCGGCCAGGCCCGCCTGCTGGTTCCGTATATCGGGTTGCCCGGCCTCTGGCTGAGCAACGGAAACCTGACCGCCCTGGCGCTGTGGTCCGTCGTGACGGTGCTCGCCGTCGCCGCCACGGTCTACGCCAGCCGCCCCACGGCCATCGCCCTGGGCAGGAATGCCAGCCCCCCGATACCCGTCGACTCTGCGGGCGGTCGCGGGGGCGGACCTGCTGCTGTCAGCAGTCCTGCCGCGGCCGACTCGCCCACCGCGACCGCTCTGCCCCCCGCGAACCGCAGGGTCTCGATGCGGCGGCTTCGAACGGTGGTCACCGTCGTTCTTGTCCTTGCGCTGTGCGTCCTGGTGGTGCTCGGCGCATCCGGGTTCACGTCCGCGGCGTTCACGTCGACGACCGCCAATGCGGGGAACAGCTTCCGGGCAGCCGCCGACTGGGCGCCGCCCAAGGTCAGCATGACCGACCCCGGAACTCCGGTGAAAGATGCCATCACCCTCACCGCGACCGCCAGCGACGCGGAATCCGGGATCCGCGATGTCGCGATCCAGTACCTCCGGTCCGACGGCTCCTCCTGGACCACAGTGTGCACCAGGAGCACACCGCCGTACTCGTGCTCATGGAACACCAAGACCGTCACGGACGGCTCCTACACCCTCCGAGCGACCGCCACGGACAACGCCGCCCACGCCGCAACCTCCGCCACCGTGGAGACGGTGGTTGCGAACAGCCTGGTGGTGGTTCTGACGAATCCCGGTGAGATCCAGCGCGGCACGGTGAACCTCCAGACCACGCTCTACAGCCCGGGTACCAGCCTCTACTCGGTGCGGGTGGAGTACTCCGTGGCCGGGGCGAACAACTGGAAGACGCTGTGCGCGGCCGTCCTCGCGCCGTACAACTGCTCGTGGGTCACCACGGCCTTCGCCAACGACTACTACGACCTGCGCGCGGTCGCCGTCGCCGGCACGACCAGCACGTTCTCCGCGCCGGTGACCGATGTCCTCGTGGACAACCAGGCGCCCACAGTCACCATGACCGACCCTGGCACGCCTTTGAGCGGAACGGTGCCCTTTGCTGCCACCGCCGCTGACGCTCATTCCGGCATCGCCCAGGTCGCACTGCAATACTCCCAAGCCGGCACCGGCCCGTGGACTAACCTGTGCACTGTCACCGCGGTACCGTACTCCTGCCGCTTCGACACCACGACGTTGCCCGATGGCAGCTACAGCTTCCGCGCCATCGCAACCGACGCGGGCGGGCTCAGCACCACATCCGCGACCGTCGCCAACCGCACCGTCAACAACACGATCTCCTCCGTCTCCCTGCAGGACCCCGGGGAGTATCTCACCGGGATGGTGGCGCTGGCCGCCGCGGCGAACTCGACCGCGGGGGTGGCGTCCGTGGGCATCCAGTACGCCCCCGCGGGAACGACGACCTGGACGACAGCCTGCACCGTCACGACCACTCCCTACACCTGCACCTGGGACACCCGAACGCTCGCGGACGGCCTGTACGACTTCCGCGCCGTCCTCACCGATACCGCGGCGCGGGAGACGATCTCCGCCACCGTGGCCGCCCGCCGGGTCGACAACAGCCCGCTGCGCGGCACGGATATTCAGACGGCCAACGGCTCCGCGATCGCGGGACGGCTCGGCACCGGCGACGCGATGACCTTCACTTACAGCCAGCAGGTCAACCCCGCGACCGTTTCCCCCGGCTGGAGCGGCAGCGCTCTGGCGGTCACCGTCCGCCTGCGCGACGGAAACCTCGTGGCGCTGGGAAACAACGGCGACACGATCGACATCCAGCGGCAGAGCAGCACAGTGAACCTCGGCACCGTCAACCTCAGCCAGAACTACGCCAAGCCGCGCAAGACGGTCGTCTACAACGCCACCATGGTGGCGACCACCACCGCCATCAACGGAGTGCCGCGGACCGTCATCACCGTCACGCTCGGCAGCGTCGCCACCGGCGCGAACGGCCTGCGCACGGTGACCGCGCCATCCACCATGGTGTGGACCCCGACCGCAACTGTCACAAACCTCACCGGGACACCGTCCTCGCGGGCCCCGGTCAACGAGCCAGGGGCGGTGGACCGGGAGTTCTAG
- a CDS encoding TetR/AcrR family transcriptional regulator has translation MTNAPAEPDRRNTRTPGASAAHRGVRRQKALETRWRIMDAALAEFTEHGYHDTTMTAIADRAGVSVQTVYLGFRTKGGLLEELVGNAVLGRTRDGEIGRPDETEAFSRALEEPDGVQALELWVDAALPVYARTSAISDVGRAAYMSDSYIAEWWVRSEALRLDGCVRVVRSLAEHGQLRAGLSVEEGADILATTLSPQSFLAFTIDRGWTVDHLGEWLKHALPRLLLETGHWSE, from the coding sequence GTGACCAACGCCCCTGCCGAGCCTGATCGGCGGAACACTCGGACCCCGGGCGCGTCCGCCGCCCACCGCGGCGTGCGCCGACAGAAAGCCCTCGAAACACGGTGGCGGATCATGGATGCCGCGCTGGCCGAGTTCACAGAGCACGGCTATCACGACACCACCATGACGGCCATCGCCGATCGAGCCGGGGTCTCCGTCCAAACGGTGTACCTCGGATTCCGCACGAAGGGCGGCTTGCTGGAAGAACTCGTCGGCAACGCCGTCCTGGGTCGCACGCGCGACGGCGAGATCGGGCGACCGGACGAGACAGAGGCATTCAGCCGCGCGCTGGAAGAGCCTGACGGAGTCCAGGCGCTCGAACTCTGGGTGGACGCAGCGCTGCCGGTGTATGCACGCACGTCCGCGATCAGCGACGTCGGCCGAGCCGCCTATATGTCCGACTCCTACATCGCCGAGTGGTGGGTGCGGAGCGAAGCACTGCGGCTCGACGGATGCGTACGCGTGGTCCGATCGCTCGCCGAGCACGGCCAGCTACGAGCCGGGCTTAGTGTCGAGGAAGGGGCCGACATCCTTGCCACGACGCTGTCACCTCAGTCCTTCCTCGCCTTCACTATCGATCGGGGCTGGACCGTGGATCACCTCGGGGAATGGCTCAAGCACGCACTCCCGCGACTGCTCCTCGAAACCGGGCACTGGAGCGAGTAG